The following DNA comes from Alphaproteobacteria bacterium.
TAATCGTTCAATTTGCACCTGGTGGACCTGTTGAGCAAACAATTGCACGTATCCGCGGTACGGCCGTTGATGCGACGGCTCGATTCGGTGGTGGCGGTCTTGAATCGATGTCATCCCAAGGCCAATTTGATTCAAGCGATGTCCATAGTAAATATCGCGGCTCACAAGGACTCGATCCAGAACTCATCAAAGAAATCGAAAAATTATATGGATTTGATAAACCAGCGCATGAGCGTTTTGTGAAAATGTTGGGGCAATATATCACCTTTGATTTAGGCAAAAGCTTTTATAAGGATAAAACGGTTGGTGAATTAATCTTAGATAAATTGCCAGTTTCTATATCATTGGGATTATGGACAACCTTGCTTATTTATTTGATTTCCATTCCCCTTGGCATCAAAAAAGCCATACGCGATGGCAGCAAATTTGATATGTGGAGTTCGGCTGTCGTCGTTGTAGGCTACGCTATCCCTGCTTTTATTTTTGCGGTAATGCTCATTATAATTTTCGCAGGGGGTAGTTATTTAGACTGGTTCCCCTTAAGGGGACTTGTATCCGATAATTGGTCAGAAATGGATTGGCCTCACAAAATAGCCGATTATTTTTGGCATGTGACTTTACCTATTTTTGCGATGGTCATTGGTGGTTTTGCGTCTTTAACAATTCTCACGAAAAACTCGATCCTTGAAGAAATCAATAAGCAATATGTAATGACAGCACGCGCCAAAGGCTTGACACAAAAGGCGGCGCTTTATAAACATGTCTTTAGAAATGCAATGCTTGTGATTGTAGCAGGTTTTCCACATGCGATTGCCCATATTTTCTTTACAGGATCTGTTTTGATCGAAGTTATATTCTCGCTTGATGGTTTAGGGTATTTGGGCTTTGAATCAGCCCTTAATCGAGATTATCCAGTCGTTTTTGGAACACTTTTTGTTTTTACCCTCATTGGGTTGGGTTTAAATTTGCTAGGGGATATTTTATACGTTGTTGTTGATCCACGCATTGATTTTGAGGCGCGCAAATCATGACGCATGAAAACAAACCGAAACGTTTTTTGTTCATGAAATTATCTCCCATTGGTGAGAGACGATATGCTAATTTTAGAGCCAATAAACGTGGGCTTTATTCTTTATGGATATTTAGCGTATTATTTTTCTTTACGCTTTTTGCCGAACTCATTTCTAATGACAAACCCTTGCTTGTGCAATATGACAATCACTATTATTTTCCCATCTTTAAAGTGTACCCAGAAATAACTTTTGGTGGAGAATTTGAAACAGAAGCGGATTATAGGGATCCTTTTGTCCAAGATTTAATCAAGAAAAAAGGTTGGATGCTTTGGCCTTTGATTCCTTATAGCTATAAAACTATCAAAATGGATTTGCCATCGCCTGCCCCTTCCCCACCGAGCACTGAAAATTGGTTAGGCACCGATGATCATGGACGCGACGTTACAGCACGCCTTATTTATGGTTTTAGACTTTCAGTGTTGTTTGGTCTAAGCCTTACGATTTTAAGTTCCTGTATCGGCATTGCAGCTGGCGCGATCCAAGGCTATTTTGGCGGTTTAACCGATCTTATTTTCCAGCGTTTTATCGAAATTTGGTCAGGGTTACCTTTGCTTTATCTTATTTTGATTATGGCATCGATTATTGAGCCTAATTTTTGGTGGCTCATGTTTATTATGTTGCTATTTAGTTGGATGGCGCTCGTTGCAGTTGTCAGGGCTGAATTTTTGCGCGCGCGTAATTTCGATTATGTAAGGGCCGCCAAAGCCTTGGGCGTTGGCAATATTACAGTCATGACACGTCACATATTACCAAATGCCATGGTTGCCACTTTATCATTAGTGCCTTTCATCTTAAGCGGGTCCATTTCAACTTTGGCTTCGCTCGATTTTTTAGGTTTCGGGCTGCCACCAGGATCGCCGTCAATGGGTGAACTTTTGATGCAAGGCAAAAATCATCTCTCCGCCCCCTGGCTTGGCCTTACAGGCTTTTTGGCGCTATCAATCACACTGACATTGCTCGTCTTCATTGGCGAGGCTGTGCGGGATGCTTTTGATCCCAGAAAGACATTCAAACGATGAGCAATATTCCTCATAAAAATAATGAATCGCTGCTGAGCGTCGAAAACCTTTCTATGTCTTTTATCCTGGGCGAAAAAGAATTTCCAACGCTTCATAATATTAGCTTTTCTCTTGATAAAGGCGAAACCTTAGCGCTTGTGGGCGAATCAGGCTCTGGTAAATCGGTTACCGCCCTATCGATCATGCGCCTTTTATCACCTGCAATTACAAAATATACCAGCGGCAAAATTATCTTTTTAGGCAAAGATCTTCAAAAAACACCTGAAAATGACCTATGTCAATTACGTGGCGATCGCATGGGCGTCATTTTTCAAGAACCCATGACCTCTTTGAATCCGCTCCATCGCGTCGATCAACAAATTGCTGAAGCCATACAGCTTCATAAACCCGTCCCCAAAAACAAACTTTTAAAACGCGTTAAAGATTTAATGGCCGATGTTGGATTACCAAGCGATGAACGTTTGCTTAATGCCTATCCACATCAATTATCTGGCGGTCAACGCCAACGTGTGATGATTGCAATGGCGCTTGCCAATGACCCTGATTTATTGATTGCTGATGAACCCACGACAGCGCTTGATGTCACGATTCAAGCACAAATTCTTGATCTGTTGCTTGATCTTCAAAAACGTTACAATATGGCCTTATTGCTGATCACCCATGATTTAGGCATTGTCCGTAAAATGGCTGATAATGTCATCGTGATGACCGAAGGTAAAATTGTTGAACGCGGGACAAAACAACAAATTTTTGAAAGCCCTCAGCATCCTTATACTCAAAAATTATTGGCGGCTGAACCCAAAGGCCCAGTTGTTCCTTTGAAAGAAAATGCGCCGATTATTATGGAAGCCCATGATTTAAAAGTCTGGTTCCCGATTAAAAAAGGCATTTTTAAACGTACTTATGATTATGTCAAAGCGGTCGATGGCGTTTCCTTTTTGGTGCGTCAAGGCGAAACCTTAGGCATTGTGGGTGAATCTGGTTCCGGTAAAACGACCTTGGGTCTAGCATTGTTAAAGCTCCAATATAGCCAAGGTGAAATCAATTTTTGCCAAAATCCCATTCATAATCTTAAAGGCAAAGAATTACGGCATTTAAGACGTGAAATGCAGATTGTGTTCCAGGATCCTTTTGCATCATTAAGTCCGCGTATGAATGTTGAACAAATTATTGCCGAAGGCCTTGATGTTCATGGGTTAATGACCAAACCCAAAGAACGACATGATTGTATTATCCAAACATTAAATGATGTGGGTTTAAGCCCTGATAGTAGATACCGCTTCCCTCATGAATTTTCAGGCGGTCAACGTCAGCGTATTTCAATTGCACGCGCGCTTATTTTACGTCCAAAATTATTGATTCTTGATGAGCCGACTTCAGCATTGGATATGTCCGT
Coding sequences within:
- a CDS encoding microcin C ABC transporter permease YejB codes for the protein MLSYIIRRLLLMIPTLFGILVINFLIVQFAPGGPVEQTIARIRGTAVDATARFGGGGLESMSSQGQFDSSDVHSKYRGSQGLDPELIKEIEKLYGFDKPAHERFVKMLGQYITFDLGKSFYKDKTVGELILDKLPVSISLGLWTTLLIYLISIPLGIKKAIRDGSKFDMWSSAVVVVGYAIPAFIFAVMLIIIFAGGSYLDWFPLRGLVSDNWSEMDWPHKIADYFWHVTLPIFAMVIGGFASLTILTKNSILEEINKQYVMTARAKGLTQKAALYKHVFRNAMLVIVAGFPHAIAHIFFTGSVLIEVIFSLDGLGYLGFESALNRDYPVVFGTLFVFTLIGLGLNLLGDILYVVVDPRIDFEARKS
- a CDS encoding ABC transporter permease, with product MTHENKPKRFLFMKLSPIGERRYANFRANKRGLYSLWIFSVLFFFTLFAELISNDKPLLVQYDNHYYFPIFKVYPEITFGGEFETEADYRDPFVQDLIKKKGWMLWPLIPYSYKTIKMDLPSPAPSPPSTENWLGTDDHGRDVTARLIYGFRLSVLFGLSLTILSSCIGIAAGAIQGYFGGLTDLIFQRFIEIWSGLPLLYLILIMASIIEPNFWWLMFIMLLFSWMALVAVVRAEFLRARNFDYVRAAKALGVGNITVMTRHILPNAMVATLSLVPFILSGSISTLASLDFLGFGLPPGSPSMGELLMQGKNHLSAPWLGLTGFLALSITLTLLVFIGEAVRDAFDPRKTFKR
- a CDS encoding ABC transporter ATP-binding protein, which codes for MSNIPHKNNESLLSVENLSMSFILGEKEFPTLHNISFSLDKGETLALVGESGSGKSVTALSIMRLLSPAITKYTSGKIIFLGKDLQKTPENDLCQLRGDRMGVIFQEPMTSLNPLHRVDQQIAEAIQLHKPVPKNKLLKRVKDLMADVGLPSDERLLNAYPHQLSGGQRQRVMIAMALANDPDLLIADEPTTALDVTIQAQILDLLLDLQKRYNMALLLITHDLGIVRKMADNVIVMTEGKIVERGTKQQIFESPQHPYTQKLLAAEPKGPVVPLKENAPIIMEAHDLKVWFPIKKGIFKRTYDYVKAVDGVSFLVRQGETLGIVGESGSGKTTLGLALLKLQYSQGEINFCQNPIHNLKGKELRHLRREMQIVFQDPFASLSPRMNVEQIIAEGLDVHGLMTKPKERHDCIIQTLNDVGLSPDSRYRFPHEFSGGQRQRISIARALILRPKLLILDEPTSALDMSVQAQIVDLLRDLQMRYNLAYIFISHDLKVIRALSHRILVMKDGKIVEEGTRDQIFTNPKQAYTQALMAAALDLKVKKIN